A DNA window from Scomber japonicus isolate fScoJap1 chromosome 14, fScoJap1.pri, whole genome shotgun sequence contains the following coding sequences:
- the LOC128372673 gene encoding spastin-like has protein sequence MSVKTNASKAKDNSEVIKNHHKQAFEHISKALKIDEDDTGDKGVAAQWYRKGIAELERGIAVEITGQGEQHDRAKRLRDKMVNNLTMARDRLALLEATLATKKKSDPPRASNHTPSLPKPASKTQPAVRGVSGNIRPSGARMPSRSTDLKVTPRMGRAQNGKPDRPPRRTDMRNFKNVDSRMANLILNEIVDSGTSVSFHDVAGQDLAKQALQEIVILPTLRPELFTGLRAPARGLLLFGPPGNGKTMLAKAVAAESNATFFNISAASLTSKYVGEGEKLVRALFAVARELQPSIIFIDEVDSLLCERREGENDASRRLKTQFLLEFDGVQSGGDDRVLVMGATNRPQELDEAVLRRFPKRVYVTLPDEETRFTLLTNLLGKHGNPLTKNDLTFLAKASAGYSGSDLTALAKDAALGPIRELRPDQVINMAASEMRNIKKKDFEDSLKRIKPSVSPATLNMYVKWNRDFGDTTTF, from the exons ATGTCGGTCAAAACAAACGCGAGTAAAGCCAAAGACAACAGCGAAGTTATTAAAAACCACCACAAGCAGGCGTTTGAGCATATATCTAAGGCTCTGAAGATCGATGAAGACGATACAG GAGACAAGGGGGTGGCTGCGCAGTGGTACAGGAAAGGGATTGCTGAGCTTGAAAGGGGAATAGCAGTGGAGATCACAGGACAAG GAGAGCAACATGACCGGGCAAAGAGACTCCGAGATAAAATGGTCAACAATCTCACCATGGCAAGAGACAGGCTTGCTTTGTTAG AGGCAACATTGGCAACTAAAAAGAAGAGTGATCCCCCGAGGGCATCAAATCATACCCCCTCTCTGCCAAAGCCTGCTTCCAAAACCCAGCCTGCAGTTCGAGGTGTGTCCGGTAACATCAGACCCTCTGGTGCCAGAATGCCATCGAGGTCTACTGATCTGAAG GTGACACCACGGATGGGGAGAGCTCAAAATGGAAAACCTGACAGACCGCCCAGAAGGACAGATATGAGAAACTTTAAGAATGTGGACAGCAGAATGGCCAACTTGATCCTGAATGAAATAGTTGACAG TGGAACGTCTGTGTCCTTTCATGACGTTGCGGGACAGGATCTGGCCAAGCAAGCACTCCAAGAGATCGTCATCCTTCCCACCTTAAGACCAGAG CTCTTTACTGGTCTAAGAGCTCCAGCACGTGGTTTGCTCTTATTTGGCCCGCCTGGAAATGGGAAAACCATGCTG GCCAAAGCAGTCGCAGCCGAGTCAAACGCCACATTCTTCAACATCAGCGCTGCCAGTCTGACCTCTAAATAT GTGGGAGAGGGTGAGAAGCTTGTCAGAGCATTGTTTGCAGTTGCCAGAGAATTGCAGCCCTCTATCATCTTCATTg ATGAAGTTGACAGCTTGCTTTgtgaacggagggagggagaaaatgatGCTTCACGTCGATTAAAAACCCAGTTCCTCCTTGAATTTGATGGG GTGCAGTCAGGAGGGGATGACAGGGTGCTGGTAATGGGAGCAACCAACAGGCCTCAGGAACTTGATGAAGCAGTTCTGAG GCGATTTCCAAAAAGGGTTTATGTGACATTGCCGGATGAGGAG ACAAGATTCACACTGCTGACAAATCTTTTGGGAAAACACGGGAATCCACTGACCAAAAATGATCTGACCTTCCTTGCAAA AGCGTCTGCAGGATATTCAGGGAGCGATCTGACAGCGTTAGCCAAAGATGCCGCACTTGGGCCGATCAGAG AATTGAGACCCGACCAAGTCATAAATATGGCTGCTAGTGAG ATGCGAAACATCAAGAAGAAAGACTTTGAGGATTCCCTGAAGCGCATTAAGCCCAGTGTTAGCCCAGCGACTCTTAACATGTATGTCAAATGGAACAGAGACTTTGGTGACACAACAACTTTTTGA
- the srd5a2b gene encoding 3-oxo-5-alpha-steroid 4-dehydrogenase 2b, producing the protein MHCYGTLINYLSCGFILTGLVHLVHHRSFQTSYGRHMKLSPPTRMVPARLAWFLQEMPALFIPLLLTLTSYRPSSMGKTLLLGTFSMHYFQRTFVYSLRTRGKPFPLSVMVAAGFFCSLNGFLQGHYLLHCAQFDDDWSADYRYKTGLVLFYVGMAINIHSDYILRNLRKPGEVIYKIPTGGLFEYVSGANYLGEIVEWFGYAIATWALPTLSFAVFSLCFIGPRAYYHHRFYQEKFKDYPKLRKALIPFIF; encoded by the exons ATGCACTGCTATGGGACCCTGATCAACTATCTCAGCTGTGGGTTCATCCTGACAGGACTGGTGCATCTGGTCCATCACAGGAGTTTCCAGACTTCCTACGGGCGCCACATGAAACTCTCTCCTCCAACTAGGATGGTCCCAGCCAGACTAGCCTGGTTCCTCCAGGAGATGCCGGCTCTCTTCATCCCCCTGCTTCTGACACTCACTTCATACAGACCCTCCAGCATGGGAAAGACACTGCTACTTGGGACCTTTTCCATGCACTATTTTCAAAG GACATTTGTCTATTCACTACGGACCAGAGGAAAGCCTTTCCCGCTGAGTGTGATGGTGGCAGCAGGTTTCTTCTGCTCTCTGAATGGTTTCCTGCAGGGACACTACCTGCTGCACTGTGCTCAGTTTGATGATGACTGGTCAGCTGACTATCGCTATAAAACTG GTTTAGTGCTGTTTTACGTGGGAATGGCCATTAATATACACAGTGACTATATTCTGCGTAACCTGAGGAAACCAGGAGAAGTCATTTACAAGATTCCTACAG GAGGTCTTTTTGAATATGTGTCTGGTGCCAACTACTTAGGTGAGATTGTGGAGTGGTTTGGCTATGCAATAGCTACCTGGGCCCTTCCGACACTCTCATTTGCTGTGTTTAGCCTCTGTTTCATTGGACCAAGAGCATATTACCATCACAG GTTTTACCAGGAGAAATTCAAGGACTACCCTAAGTTACGAAAAGCTTTGATTCCATTCATCTTTTAA
- the memo1 gene encoding protein MEMO1, producing the protein MSNRVVCREASHAGSWYSASGSQLNAQLEGWLSQAQSTIRPARAIIAPHAGYTYCGACAAHAYKQVDPSITRRVFILGPSHHVPLSRCALSPADIYRTPLYDLRIDQKVYADLWKTGLFERMTMQTDEDEHSIEMHLPYTAKAMESHKDEFSIVPVLVGALSESKEQEYGKLLSKYLADPSNLFIISSDFCHWGQRFRYTYYDESQGEIYRSIEHLDKMGMGIIEQLDPMSFTNYLKKYRNTICGRHPIGVLLNAVAELRKTGLEMNFTFLNYAQSSECRNWQDSSVSYAAGGLIVH; encoded by the exons ATGTCGAACCGAGTGGTGTGCAGAGAAGCAAGTCACGCCGGGAGCTGGTACTCTGCTTCGG GATCCCAGCTGAATGCACAACTAGAAGGCTGGCTCTCCCAAGCACAATCCACAATCAGACCTGCTAGAGCCATCATAGCACC gCATGCTGGTTACACCTACTGTGGTGCTTGTGCAGCACATGCCTACAAGCAGGTTGATCCCTCTATTAC TCGTAGGGTGTTCATCCTGGGACCTTCACACCACGTGCCGCTCTCCCGCTGTGCCCTGTCACCTGCAGACATCTATAGAACACCCCTCTATGACCTGAGAATCGACCAGAAGG TTTATGCTGACCTCTGGAAAACTGGGTTGTTTGAGCGGATGACTATGCAGACGGACGAAGATGAGCACAGTATTGAAATGCACTTGCCTTACACTGCTAAAGCCATGGAGAG CCACAAAGATGAGTTTAGCATCGTCCCTGTGCTTGTGGGAGCCCTGAGTGAATCCAAGGAGCAGGAATATGGGAAGCTGCTCAGCAAGTACCTGGCAGACCCTTCCAACCTTTTCATCATCTCATCTGACTTCTGCCACTGGG GTCAACGGTTCCGCTACACATACTACGATGAATCTCAAGGGGAGATCTACAGGTCTATTGAGCATCTTGATAAAATG GGGATGGGCATTATAGAGCAGCTGGACCCCATGTCTTTCACCAACTACTTGAAGAAGTACCGCAACACCATCTGTGGACGTCACCCTATTGGAGTGCTGCTAAAT GCTGTGGCTGAGCTGAGGAAGACTGGTTTAGAAATGAACTTCACTTTCCTGAACTACGCCCAGTCAAGTGAGTGCAGGAACTGGCAGGACAGCTCCGTGAGTTACGCTGCCGGGGGACTCATCGTTCATTGA
- the mkks gene encoding McKusick-Kaufman/Bardet-Biedl syndromes putative chaperonin has translation MSRVEKKAPSLCTDLPLDNTDICNKLQILEQLLRSCFGPTGRLKQVHNNIGGHVVTTSSSSVLLPAISSPQPFINLIITSIRNHVSRFSDCGLFAAILCLALIEQAKQTGVSGNVAIRLNKYFLGLCTSYLHQEDCGCKMKLDFCSSHNLITLAHSVISSKPASVLTEPEALHISKLAVQAFLLTVPCNSPGIVSLGRIVTVSVEGQCVLDSAVFPGLLVELSDVFGIFKVENLSSHPLRVVLFNVSLAGDLSELGNGTIEVHCGTDTDSQILDQLLEIGKQVVKDEVKLFVCQKVIHPVLQQFLRSHGITVIERLGITLMEPLTQLTGAQPVATLHTTIPLKAYGNVRGLSFRQFGSKTMLHLLPPEESVICTMVLCHRNETMLNELKVVCQKTEHVLRLALREPYALLGGGCTETHLAAHIRHKIMNDVIDTASVLGCSQTEYLLGMKAFCRSLESVATALEHDGGNSLIDLTYAHHWTLPADAIQEHMEDSLGCCGCGLVESSPNMKWSYLNTKYPEFLPAPLSRDTAVLPRVLDSFTAKLNALQVAVETANIALDIRYIIQDMN, from the exons ATGTCTCGAGTCGAAAAGAAAGCTCCGTCTCTTTGCACGGATTTACCACTGGACAACACTGATATTTGTAACAAGCTTCAGATTCTGGAGCAGCTTCTGAGATCCTGTTTTGGTCCCACGGGTAGACTGAAACAAGTTCATAACAACATAGGAGGGCACGTTGTAACCACCTCATCTTCCTCAGTGCTGCTACCAGCTATTTCTTCGCCTCAACCTTTTATTAATCTGATAATAACCTCCATCCGCAACCACGTTTCTCGTTTCAGTGACTGTGGGTTGTTTGCTGCTATTCTTTGTTTGGCTCTTATTGAACAAGCAAAGCAAACTGGTGTCAGTGGAAATGTGGCTATCAGACTGAACAAGTACTTTCTGGGTTTGTGCACCAGTTACCTTCATCAAGAAGACTGTGGGTGTAAAATGAAGCTCGACTTCTGCAGCAGCCACAACTTGATTACATTAGCTCACAGTGTCATCTCCAGCAAACCAGCCAGTGTGCTTACAGAGCCAGAGGCACTTCACATCAGCAAGTTGGCAGTGCAAGCTTTTTTACTGACTGTTCCTTGTAATAGCCCAGGCATTGTAAGTCTTGGCAGGATAGTGACTGTCTCAGTTGAAGGTCAGTGTGTGCTGGACTCTGCAGTGTTTCCAGGCTTACTGGTGGAGTTATCTGATGTCTTTGGCATCTTCAAGGTGGAGAATCTGTCTTCTCATCCACTGCGTGTGGTATTGTTTAATGTATCTCTCGCTGGGGATCTTTCTGAGCTAGGAAATGGGACAATTGAGGTGCACTGTGGTACAGACACAGACTCTCAAatcctggaccagctcctagaGATTGGCAAACAGGTGGTTAAAGATGAAGTGAAGCTCTTTGTGTGCCAGAAGGTCATCCACCCAGTCTTGCAGCAATTTCTGAGGAGTCACGGTATCACAGTGATTGAGAGACTGGGCATCACTCTCATGGAGCCACTTACTCAGCTGACAG GTGCTCAACCTGTGGCCACATTACATACCACAATCCCACTCAAGGCCTATGGAAATGTGAGGGGTCTCAGTTTTAGGCAATTTGGATCCAAGACAATGCTGCATTTACTCCCTCCTGAGGAGTCAGTGATCTGCACCATGGTCCTCTGCCACAGGAATGAGACGATGTTAAATGAGTTGAAG GTGGTGTGCCAGAAGACAGAACATGTGTTGCGGCTCGCCCTGAGGGAACCATATGCGCTACTTGGAGGTGGGTGCACTGAGACCCACCTAGCTGCTCACATCAGACACAAG ATCATGAATGATGTCATTGACACAGCGTCAGTGTTGGGGTGCTCACAGACAGAGTACCTGCTCGGCATGAAGGCATTTTGCCGCTCTCTGGAGTCTGTAGCCACAGCACTGGAGCATGACGGTGGGAATTCTCTTATTGATCTGACTTATGCTCACCACTGGACTCTCCCTGCGGATGCGATACAAGAACACATGGAGGATAGCTTGGGCTGTTGTGGCTGTGGACTGGTGGAAAGTAGTCCAAATATGAAGTGGAGTTATTTGAACACTAAATATCCAGAGTTCTTACCTGCGCCTTTGTCTAGAGACACGGCCGTGCTACCGCGTGTGCTGGACTCCTTCACAGCTAAGCTCAATGCATTGCAGGTTGCTGTAGAAACTGCTAATATTGCTCTTGATATACGCTATATAATTCAAGATATGAACTAG